A genome region from Nocardiopsis exhalans includes the following:
- a CDS encoding VOC family protein: protein MSATATSFSVALPIDDRVRAMAFYRDAFGFELVGEPAEDGVPEPLMFRTGEGALLVLVPRGGFGWVLGEGRELAAPGTSECLLGMSLTTEAEVDALVESVRRAGGAVPAEPEHKPWGYTALCADLDGHVWQLLVQP from the coding sequence ATGTCCGCGACCGCCACCAGTTTTTCCGTCGCCCTGCCGATCGACGACCGGGTGAGGGCGATGGCCTTCTACCGGGACGCCTTCGGGTTCGAGCTGGTCGGTGAACCCGCCGAGGACGGGGTGCCCGAACCGCTCATGTTCCGTACGGGAGAAGGCGCCCTGCTGGTGCTGGTCCCCAGGGGCGGGTTCGGCTGGGTTCTCGGCGAGGGCCGTGAACTCGCCGCACCCGGGACCAGCGAGTGCCTGCTGGGGATGTCCCTGACCACCGAAGCCGAGGTCGACGCGCTGGTCGAGAGCGTCCGGCGGGCCGGGGGAGCGGTGCCGGCCGAACCCGAGCACAAGCCCTGGGGGTACACGGCGCTGTGCGCGGACCTTGACGGCCACGTCTGGCAGCTCCTCGTACAGCCGTAA